Proteins co-encoded in one Astyanax mexicanus isolate ESR-SI-001 chromosome 1, AstMex3_surface, whole genome shotgun sequence genomic window:
- the ftr63 gene encoding E3 ubiquitin-protein ligase TRIM47, which translates to MAEASVSVGQEEFCCSICLDLLTDPVTLSCGHSFCMTCINVYWDQQTGAYSCPQCREIFFHRPDLRKNHMLAEVVEKLRKAGPQPTAQCYAAPGDVACDICTVGKRKAVKSCLVCLASYCEAHFKPHDESAPLKKHTVIEPSAHLHEKVCPQHGKLLDIFCCTDQTCVCYLCTLDEHCGHKVVSIVAEREEKQKHVVEIQNSYRQRIHKREEEHVQLTKSVSSVKHSAQAAVEDTERMFRKLIHSIKKKCFEATAAIRAQEKAEITRAEKHLKKTEQEIADLKRRDHELQQLSAIEDDFRYLQIYQSFHFLGLSEGFPRIKINKLHACEHMKRDISKLKAQVDNIKQHPYSSSQSQWTPSVKELGQSSLSEPKYIFAFGTGSSPFGFGSVSKTAPVSQSVFNFNHMSKPVPATNSTLSFKTVSKPVAASQSLFSFEPVSKAEPATISTPFILNSLSKPNPAPQSLFRFEPKTSSTLTFKTVSKPDPAP; encoded by the exons ATGGCTGAAGCAAGTGTTTCAGTAGGACAAGAAGAGTTCTGCTGTTCAATCTGCTTGGATTTACTGACAGATCCAGTCACTCTATCCTGcggacacagtttctgtatgaCCTGCATCAATGTTTACTGGGATCAGCAAACGGGAGCCTACAGCTGCCCCCAGTGCAGAGAGATCTTCTTTCATCGACCTGATCTACGGAAGAACCACATGCTTGCTGAAGTTGTGGAGAAGCTGAGAAAAGCTGGCCCACAGCCCACCGCTCAGTGCTACGCAGCACCTGGAGATGTGGCTTGTGACATCTGCACTGTAGGAAAACGTAAAGCTGTCAagtcctgcctggtgtgtctggcTTCCTACTGTGAGGCTCATTTTAAACCTCATGATGAATCTGCTCCTCTAAAGAAGCATACAGTGATTGAACCCTCTGCACACCTGCATGAGAAGGTCTGCCCTCAACATGGAAAGCTTCTGGACATTTTCTGTTGTACAGATCAGACCTGTGTTTGCTATCTCTGCACCTTGGACgaacactgtggtcataaagttGTTTCAATTGTAGCTGAGAGAGAAGAGAAACAG AAACATGTGGTGGAGATCCAGAACAGTTACAGACAGAGAATTCACAAGAGAGAAGAAGAACATGTACAACTGACAAAATCTGTATCTTCTGTGAAG CATTCTGCTCAGGCAGCAGTGGAAGATACTGAGAGGATGTTTCGAAAGCTGATTCACTCCATCAAGAAAAAGTGTTTTGAGGCAACTGCAGCAATCAGAGCTCAGGAGAAAGCTGAAATAACTCGAGCTGAAAAACATCTGAAGAAAACAGAGCAGGAGATTGCTGACCTCAAAAGGAGGGATCACGAGCTTCAGCAGCTATCAGCCATAGAGGATGACTTCCGTTATCTACAG ATTTACCAGTCCTTCCATTTTCTTGGTCTGTCTGAGGGCTTTCCAAGGATAAAAATTAATAAGCTACACGCATGTGAACATATGAAGAGAGATATCAGTAAACTTAAAGCGCAAGTTGACAATATCAAGCAACATCCTTACTCATCCTCTCAATCTCAGTGGACTCCATCTGTCAAAGAGCTTGGGCAAAGCAGTTTATCTGAGCCCAAATACATCTTTGCATTTGGTACTGGGTCATCTCCATTCGGTTTTGGATCTGTGTCTAAGACTGCTCCTGTATCCCAgtctgtatttaattttaatcatATGTCCAAACCTGTTCCTGCAACCAACTCAACACTTTCATTTAAAACTGTGTCTAAGCCTGTTGCTGCATCCCAGTCCCTGTTCAGCTTTGAACCTGTGTCTAAAGCTGAACCTGCAACCATTTCCACTCCATTTATATTAAATTCTCTGTCTAAGCCCAATCCTGCACCACAGTCCCTGTTCAGATTTGAACCTAAAACCAGTTCCACCCTTACATTTAAGACTGTGTCTAAGCCTGATCCGGCACCTTAG
- the si:ch211-121a2.4 gene encoding transmembrane protein 205 — translation MSTDREPCVTAKLFHLIFLSTFWGMQIWVTFISGFVMDNHLNRHTYGFIQSRLFPFYLHIGSACAFFNLTIFAMYHPSDLLTDKEAFQIFIFFVCVTVAAVNAQWFGQLTSEIMADMHMIEQACGLGQDIGLSSNREAYSKLCDTDPKYKRLSSRLWLYHLLSSLCNLCCIVCNGYSLYYLAENLTTL, via the exons ATGTCCACTGACAGAGAGCCATGTGTTACTGCTAAACTCTTCCACCTCATCTTCCTTTCCACCTTTTGGGGCATGCAGATATGGGTCACGTTTATCTCTG GCTTTGTGATGGACAACCATCTGAACAGGCACACATATGGCTTTATTCAGAGTCGACTGTTCCCCTTCTACCTGCACATCGGCTCAGCATGTGCCTTCTTCAACCTTACCATTTTCGCCATGTACCACCCCAGTGACCTTCTCACTGACAAAGAGGCATTTCAG ATCTTCATTTTCTTTGTATGTGTGACTGTGGCAGCAGTGAATGCCCAGTGGTTTGGCCAGTTGACCTCTGAGATCATGGCAGATATGCACATGATTGAACAGGCCTGCGGACTGGGCCAGGACATTGGGCTGTCATCCAACCGAGAGGCCTACTCCAAACTGTGTGACACAGACCCCAAGTACAAACGACTGAGCAGCCGGCTGTGGCTCTACCACCTGCTGTCTTCCCTATGTAACCTGTGCTGTATTGTGTGTAATGGCTACAGCCTTTACTACCTAGCAGAAAACCTCACTACACTGTGA